The Metallosphaera hakonensis JCM 8857 = DSM 7519 genome includes the window TCTTCTTGGCAGTCCTTATTCCGGCTAAAGATATCAAGGCAGATATCAACTGGAACGATATCATTAACATGAACACCTCAAGGGCAGTTCCACCGTTAACACCCTTGGATAACATGTTACCTATTTCGAGAGCAACCAGGAAAGACCCTATTCCTCCTCCAATGTGACCTACGCCGTCGGCCAGTCCAAACCCCGTCACCCTAGCCCTGGTTGGGAAATTCTCGGTGGTCCACGTGTAGGAGATTGGAACCCATAGATCTATTCCAAAGAAAAGGACGAAGGCACCGAGGACCTCCAGCGGAAAGCTACCTCGAGCCTCTGCCATGATTATACCTCCAGCCAACGCTAGGAGCGCAGAGATGGGAACCCATATCTTCCTCTCCAATCCTTCCCCAAAGGCTATTAGCAAAACGGGAACTGCTATGAAGCCCAATATTCCAAGGGACGCTATCATACCTGCCTCAGACGACGGATAACCTAGAGATGAAAGGATGGTGGTCAGTCCAGCCGCATTGGTATACACTGTAATGTAACCGAAGAACCACATGGACATCATGATAATCCACCTCTTGAGGTAAGCCTTGTTACCGAAGATCGTGGCCAACGCTTCCTTGAAAGACGACTCAGTGCTAACCTTGACCTCAATATGCTGAGGAATGGGAGGTAACTCTCCAATCTTTCGCCTAGCAACTTCCTCCATCTTCTCCACAATTGAAAGGGCCTCCCTCACTCTTCCCTTTGTTACTAACCATCTGGGGGACTCTGGAAGTTCAAACCTCAAGAGGAGACCTATGAGGGCTAAAAGAGAGCCTATGCCGTACATTATCCTCCAGCCTGCAGTGGCGAATATTCCGCTTCCTCCCAAGGCAAAGGGTAAGCCCAGGGGGAAGGAAGCTGAGGGAGTTGTGAGCAGTAGGCCTAACCAGAGACCCATGAAAGCCCCAAGGGTGGCAAAGAGGAAGACTAGGGATGTGAACTTCGCTCTACCGTTAATAGGGGAGACCTCATTGATGTAGGTGTTAACTATGGCCAGATCTGCCCCAACTCCGATTCCTGTAATCGTCCTAGCCACAAGGTAATTAACGTAGTCCGTGGATAGGGCATTGTACAGTGAACCCAGTCCCGTTATGGCCATGGTTAACATCAACATTCGCCTCCTCCCAAATTTATCGGCCAAGGGAGTCAGGGCTAGAGCCCCCACAACGTAGCCTACCAGATTCCACAGCACAACTGGTCCAAGCAACTGCGGGATTTGGGGAGACGACGGGGGTGAAACCCCGAAGGTGGTGAGAGCAGTTTGAATGAACGAGACGTTGATATCAAAGATATCAAAAAAGGTGAACAGGAATCCTGTACCCAGAACCCCTATGAAGGTTATGGGTAATGACCAAACCGGGAGCCTATCTAGCCTGGAAATGATCTCGGACGCAGTCTTCTCCTCCATCTCAATCGAGGGAAATTGAATGGAGAAATAATATTGAATCAATTAAACTGTTTTCATGTACCAATACGGTTAAAGTACCCTTGAGTCCAACATTGGAAACTCGTGGACTTGGGGCGTTTACCGGGTTCTCCTTATCAACTTACAGGGCAAAGATAGTTGGATTGAAACCTTTCCATATAACTAGTTCTTCTCGATTACGTGAAATCCCTTATCCCTCCACCCTGTAATTAACGTATACCAGGGAGCAACTGCCTCCAACATCAACCCCAACAACCCCTCAGCCATGAATACTGGAATGTCTCTCTTTGAGAGATTCACGTACCTACGGGTCGTGACGAAACCGTCCTTTAACATGAATAACAAGGTGAACCATATGGGACCTGTCAGGAACGGGCCTATGGGGAGCGGAGCACTAGCATCCTTTAGATATATGAAAACAGGAGTGATGAAGCCGATTACAGCCGAGTACCAACTCAATAAACCAAGGGAGTACTTAACCCTTTCCGTGAAGGTCATTCTCCTGAACCCGTCCCAAATCCCCGCTATCCATCTTCTCCTCTGTTTAAGGAAATCAGCTAAGTTCTGGGGAGGAATCTCGTAAACGAATCCCTTCATAACCCCG containing:
- a CDS encoding MFS transporter — its product is MEEKTASEIISRLDRLPVWSLPITFIGVLGTGFLFTFFDIFDINVSFIQTALTTFGVSPPSSPQIPQLLGPVVLWNLVGYVVGALALTPLADKFGRRRMLMLTMAITGLGSLYNALSTDYVNYLVARTITGIGVGADLAIVNTYINEVSPINGRAKFTSLVFLFATLGAFMGLWLGLLLTTPSASFPLGLPFALGGSGIFATAGWRIMYGIGSLLALIGLLLRFELPESPRWLVTKGRVREALSIVEKMEEVARRKIGELPPIPQHIEVKVSTESSFKEALATIFGNKAYLKRWIIMMSMWFFGYITVYTNAAGLTTILSSLGYPSSEAGMIASLGILGFIAVPVLLIAFGEGLERKIWVPISALLALAGGIIMAEARGSFPLEVLGAFVLFFGIDLWVPISYTWTTENFPTRARVTGFGLADGVGHIGGGIGSFLVALEIGNMLSKGVNGGTALEVFMLMISFQLISALISLAGIRTAKKRLDEISPH